CCTACGCGGGATTGCCGCCGTCGTTCTCGCGTAACCGCTGTCCCAGTTACTTGCCAGTCAGTCTCCACGCACAACCGCGACTCCGCGCGCGGGCGCAGGCCTGCGTCGCGTTCCCGAAGGCCATGCCGGCGTTGGCATGACGTCGACTTCTACCTCATGCGAGGAAAACACCATGACTACGATTCAAGCATGCGTAAACCCGAGGTTGCTGACCAAAGCGAGCCGGCTGTTCACTGGGACGCTGGAGGGCCGCATCACCGAGCTGCTCCAGAATGCTCGGCGGGCCGGCGCCAAACACGTGGAAATCACCAACGAGAACGGCGTCGTCACCGTGCGAGACGACGGCTGCGGCATCGACGACTTCGCCAAGCTCCTCGACTTGGGCGGCTCAGGCTGGGAGGAGGATTTCCAGGCCAGCGAAGACCCGGCCGGCGTTGGGCTGTTCTGCCTGGCGCCGCGGGCGGCCACGATCCATTCCAACGGCCGGATGGTGCAGATCAGCGACGAGGGCTGGCACGGCGCGCCGGTGGAGGTGCTGCCTGATCCCGATCCGGTGCCGGGCACGATCGTCCAGTTCGAAGACGATGAGTGGTCGCATGCCACCGTGAGTCCGCTGGCGGTCTTCAGCGGCCTGAATGTCGCGGTAGACGACTGCCCGTGCGCAACCGAAACGTTCGTCGGCGAGCGGGCGGTGCACATTCTCGAGCTGGGCTGCCGGATCGAGGTGCGCGAAGCGGAGCAGCTCACGCACTGGCATCGCCAGGCGCGCCGCAGCTTCGCGTACAGCGACAACGTCCTGATCAACTTCCACGGCCAGATGACCAGCTTCGACTTCCACCCGGTCAGCGAGCAGGGACTCTGGTTCCTGGTTGATCTCACGGGCGAACCGACCGGGATCCGGCTGATGCTGCCGGCGCGGACACAGCTTGTGCAAAACGAGGCGTTTGCCCAGCTGAAAGCGGCGCTGGAGCTGGAGGCTTACCGCTATCCGCAGCGTCGCGGCCATCATCGCCTGCCGTACAAGCAGTACCTGCGCGCGCAGGAGTTGGGCATCGCGCTGCCCGAGGCGACACCGACGTTCCAGGTGGGCCTGCTGTCGACGAGCGAACCACCGGAACCGGTCGAGGTGACAATGCCAAAGAACTTCCCACTCGCGCGCTGCTATCGCTTCGACCCGGACTTGCCGGAGGGAACAGACGTGGACGAAACCAACGCGCACCTGCTGGCCGCGCTCGGGAAGTTCAGTGAGCCGTTCATCCCGGTCAGCATCCGCAGCGAATACAACGGATACTCATGGGCCAGCCTGCCGAGGATCGGCAAGGTCACGATCATGGCCGGCAAGGATCTGCACGAGGCCTGCGTCTGGACGGGCACGCTGCGGTGCGTCGAGAGGCTCGTCATCACAGCAACGACGAGCGACGGCAGAGTGTTCTCGTCGCCACCGTTCCGCTGCTCATCGTGCATCTTCGAGAAGATCAGGTACAGGAACTGCCAGAAGGCTTTGTCCTTCTGCATTCCTTCATTGCCGTGGATGAAGTTATGGCACCGGCGGAAGGCGATCCGGAGCATCTCGGGATCCGCTCGGCGCATCCGGATGTCCGACGCCACCTCGCGCGTGCCGGGCGTCTCGTCGCCCATGGGCCAGTCGCCAAGTGGCTGGAACTTGACGTCGAACCGGGTGGCCTTCTTCTGCAGGAAGAAGAAATCTAGGCCGTTGGTCCAGAGGCCGTATTGGCACTGCTCCGCGGCGGCCATGAAGCTCTTGAGCTCAGCCAAGTCGCTCTCGGCCTGCTCGTGGTCGCGCATCTTGGTGGCGCCCTTCTTGCCGTTTTTGGGCTCGGGCCGACACACCGCGACGCGGCACACGTTCCCCTGCGTGTGTTCGCCGCCAGGCTTGAAAATGGCGATCTCCACGCGTTTGCGGCTGCCCTCGATCGCGATCGGGAAGTCCGCCTCCATGTCATCCACGGAGATGGCGTACTCGTGGAACAGCGCTCGCGCGATTCGCTGGCGGACGACTTCTTTCGGGGTTTCCTTCTTTGGCGCCCCTGAGATGTAATCGAGGATCATCCCGTCCCCGAGTGCGTCCGCGCTCGCTGGCGCCTTGTTACTTTTTGCCATTGCGCGTTTCTCCCTCGGTGAGGTCGTCGGTGACGGTGCTTGGTGCACCGGTTCACCGGGACTCGGCAAGGAGGTCGGGTAAGCCAGCACGTCACAAGGCGTTGCGCGCCCGACCACGAAGAAAGCGCAGGGGAAACCCCGCGACAAAGTAACGTAACTCATTGTCGCATAATGCGTTATGGTTGACGCGGCTGGGGAAATGGTTTATTCTTCTTATGAGCAAGCCCCCGGTTCGCGCTCAAGGCTTCGGCCTGGTCCCTTCAGCCGGGCCATGATAGAGCAGGTGACGGCGACGGCTGCCAAGATGGAGGTGTGTGATGGGTCTGATACGGACGGCGCTTGGATTCGGCTGCCTGGCTCTGGCCGGCAAAGCGATCCAAGCTATGGAGAAGTGCCCGAAGGAGGGGCCGGGCAAACTACCGTGTAATTTCGTGAAGGGCGGAGCAGCCGCCGTGCTTGTGGCGGTTGCGGACAATTTGATAGATAGTGCGCCGGCGAGGGGAGTGAAAAGCCCCGGAAGATCAAAGCGGTGAATGGCCAGTGGATGCGAGCTCATTTCAGGCCGAGGGCCAGCTTCGGGTTTCGTCCTGGGCAACTTCACCGCATCGTGCAAACGAACGCTAGCGCGACGTGAAAACCAGCGCACCTACGCGGCGCTCGTGTGGTGTGAGGCGGCGCCCAGAACCGCCAACCGGTTTCGGGCCATGCGCACGTAGCGCGGGTTCAGCTCGAATCCGATGAAATCCCGCCCCAGTTTTCTGGCGACGACCGCCGTCGTGCCGGAGCCCATGAACGGATCGAGAACAATCGCCCTGCGAAAGCCAGCGCGGCACCCGCAGCCGGGAGAAATCACAAGCCCGCGTGCTCGCGACCGATACGTGTGTTCGTCGTAGTCCCGAAGCTCGGTTTCGGATGCCCTTCTGTCCGCGGCTTTCAGCCGGCCCGCTTGGACATCCCGGACGCGAATGTTGAACGCGCCGGGATTCTCGGGGAGCCGGTGCACCTTCTCCTTCGCCATGCCACAGCGAATGCACACCTCCAGCGGGCAACCCGCCTTGATGGGTGTCTCAACCAGATGTTCCGGAAAGACCGCGAAATGCGCGCCGGGACACGGGCGTGTCGAAATCTCCCAGCAGTCGCCCGGGTTCCTGCCGCCGGGAGACAACCAGCGCGGATCCTGCTCGCGGATGATTCGCGCCTCCCCGCCCGGCGGGTGCCCGACCCAGCCGGCTCCGCCGGGGACCTTGACAGCACCGCGCTCGCCCATGATTGCGCCGAGTGAGCGGGTCTCGGCTGCGATTCTCCAGAAGTCGCCCGGATTCTTGCCGCGCGGATGAAACGCACCAGGCGCCGCGGGCTCCGGCGGCTCGCGCATGGTGGCCATCAGCTCGTTCGTCGCGCTGATCGTGCCGTATACCGCGAGGCCGCGGAACGGTCCCGCCGCCGCCCCGCTGCTGTTCGTCCACTCCGGGGCGCTGCTCGACTCGATCCGCGGCGCCGCGTAGCTCCAGCTCGACAGCGCCACCGCCGAGACCACTCCCTGCCTCGTCGGCGGCCAGCGCGAGGCGTTTACCGGGAAACCGCTGCTCGAGTTCCATCCGCGTGCGCGGATAATCCTCGCCCATGCCCCCGCCGCCCCACCGGTCGCGGCAGGTTGGGTCAAGCAAATACCCCTAACCAGAAGGGTGGGCGGCCGCCGCTGGACAAGGGCAAGGTGCTGGCAGGCATCTTCTGGAAAAAAAGCGGCCGGCGCGGGGCCGGCCGCTGCACTGCAGGGGGTTGGTGCCTAATGGGTATCTTCGGGCGCGCCGAGCAGTTCATAGACGCGGCACAGGAGCGCTTCGTACTCGGCCGGGTCGCCATCGTGCGTGGCGACAAGCTGCTCGAACAGGCGTGTGAGTTCGTCCGTCTTGGCGGTATCGCCGGGCGGGGCCGCGGGGGTCGGGGTGGTGGCGGACGCGATCACGGCCTCCATTTCCTCCAGAAGCCGCTTGGTCGGGTCCGCGTCGAGTCCGGATGCGGGGGTGGGCGGGACGGTCAGCACGTCGGCCGCGAGAACGACCCCGGTGGCGTCGTTTGCCGGCGGCCTCGCCGTGATGATGGTATTATCACCGCCGGCCGTGGGCGACTGGTCGGCGGCATTGGGGGTCGGAGGCGGAGTGGCGGGGAGGTCGCTCAGTGAGCCGGTAGTCGCGCTGGTGGTGTCGGGCGACGCGATGGTCGTGGGGGGCTCTGCCGCGATGATGGTGGTTTCGGTGGTCGTGGACGCTTCCGACGCGGGTACGCTGGCGATGGCTTCGGTGGACGCGGTCTGGGTGGGCGCAGCTTCGGTCGCGGCGGCGGTACGAAGGGCCTCCTCGGCGGCGGCCAGGCGCGAGACCTCGTGCAGTTGCGCGCGCGCTTCGGTGAAATCAGGATTGTGTACGAGCGCCTGTTCGAGTGTGCGGGCGGCGTCGGCGTAGCGGCGGGCTTCGGTCTGAATGACGGCGAGGTTGAAGTAGGCGTCGGCCTCGGAGCCGGCCAGCATGAAGGCGGCAAGGGCGTCGGCGTCGCGATTGAGCTTGGCGAGGACGAGGCCGCGATTCATGTGGGCGCGGGTGAAGTTAGGCTGCAACTCGATGGCGTGGGCGAGGGCCTGGTCGGCCTCTTCGTAGCGGTTCTCGAGGTACAGGCTGAAGCCGAGGTTGTTGTACAGGTGCGCGGTGTTGGGCTGTCGGGCAAGCGCAGCGCGGAACTCGGCCGAGGCCTCGGCGTGCCGGCCGAGCTTGTTCAGCGTGATGCCGAGCCGGTTACGGGCGGCGGGCAGGTCCGGGGTGAGTTCCAGGGCCTTGCGGTACTGTTCCGCGGCCTGCTCAAGGCGGCCCTGTTGTTCGAGCAGATGGCCGTGCGCGACGTAGGTGGAGGCGTTCAGCCGGGGGGTCGCGTCGGTGTGCGACTGGGGCAGCGCTCCGGGATTGAACTGCTGCTCCGTGGTCTGACAGGCGACGAGGCCGCTGACGACGACGGTGACCACCGCAATGCCGATTCGCAGGGTGAGCTTGTGCACCGTAGCACTCCCATTCTGGGTTACTGGCTGCGTGGCGCGCTCGCGGCATCAGTGCCGGCCGCGCCCTGCCGTTGATTCGGGACGTACATGCCTTCGTGGGCCTTGATCATGACGGCCTGGATCGCGTCCATGCCGCTGGTGGCGGGCATATCCTGGACGACGACCTCGGCGGTCGTGTCGATGCCCGCTTCCTGGAGATAGGACTGGATGCGCGCGGTGCGCTCGACAAGGAGCGTCTCGCTGGTCTCATCCGTGCTGAACCGGATCGCGCCGCCGTGCAGATCGAGCAGTGCTGACAGGCGGGCCATGCGCTCCTCGCCGAGCGAGTTGAGCTCGGGGCGATGGGGCACGAAATGGACATCCGAAATCGACATGTCCGCGAGCAGGGCATTGTTGGTCATGTGGGCGTACTCGGCCTGCAGGGGACTGGGGGTGTCGGTCGTGCCGTGCGGTGGGGCGTTGAGCCGCGACACGGGTTGCTGACAGGCAGTGCAGATCAGGCCGAGGGCGATGCTGCTCAGGAGAAAAGGCCTCATCGGGGGCTCCTGGAGTTCCGCGCCCGCGCCACCCGCGGACCACCGGGTCTGCGAGCCGCCGACGGCGCAAACAAGCAGTTATCCATAAAATCGGACCGTGGCGGTCGGGACCTGAAGGCCGAGTTTGGCGGTAGAATCCCCGCATGCGCAGCGCCCGCTCCATCGCCGTGACCGTGCTGGCCGTCGTGACGTTCGGGTCGCTGCTGCTGACGGGCGGGGCGGCGTGGCACGTGCGGAGTGCGGGATACCGCAAGTCCTGCGCGTCGCAATTGAGCCGAAGCCTGGGGTTGCCCGCCGAGATCGGGCGCGTTGTGCCACGCTCCCGTACCGCGCGGGAGTTCCAGCAGGTGCGGATCTGGCTCCCGGAGAAACGGGGGGAAGCCGCGCTGTGCGAGCGGGCGCTGGTGACGCAGACGCCGACGTCGGAGCAGCCGGAGGCGTATGAACTGGAACTGCGCGGGGGGCACTGCGAGATTTCGACGCGCACATGGCTGCGGGGGGACTACCGGGCGGTGCTGGAGTCCGGCCTGCGGCCCGGGTTCGATCCGGATGGGCCGCGGCGCGTCGTGTTCCACGGCATGGACCTGTCCTTCGAGCGCGAGCAGTTCCGCGCGGGGCTGGATGACGCGGGCGGCGTGGTCCTGTTCGACGATCCACACGTGGGGCGCGCGACGGTCACCTGCCGGCAGCTCAACGGCTACGCGGCGCCGGAGCCGGTCACGCTGCGGGCGGAGTTCTCGCCGCAGGCGCGCGGCATCCGGCTCGACCGGGTCGAACTGACCGTGCCGGAGCTGCCCATCGCGATCGTCGGGTTGAAGGCCCTGACGGGGCTGGACCTGCAGACCGGTACGTTTGGCGGGCGCGTCGTTTACCGCGAGACAGGTAGCCAGCGGGAGCTGTCGGTCTCCGGGCGCGTGAAGGACGTGCAGCTCGCGGAATGCACCGGGGCGTTCCTGTCGCCGGCGTGGCGCGGGCGCGCGCCGGACGTGGAGCTGATGGAACTGGCGGTGGTCGACGGCGTGCCGCAGTGGGCCGCGTTCAGAGGCATCTTCACGGACGTGGCGCTGGGGGACATACTCGCGGCGGTCGGGCTCCAGGACATCGACGGCGAGGTGGTGCTGCGGATTCAGTCGGCGGAACTGTCGCCGGACGGCGTGGACCGGTTCGTGGCCTCGGGGCGCTGTGCACGCCTGTCGCTTGACCGACTGACGGCGGCGCTGGGCTGGGGCCGGATGAGCGGCCAGGCCCGCCTGGTGATCGATGACCTGACGGTCGAAAGCAACCGGCTCGCATCGCTGGATGCCGAGATCATCGTGGAGCCGACGGGGCCGGAGTCGGATTGGATCGAGCGCAACCTGCTGTCGGAGGTCCTGCGGCGGACGATTGGTTTCGCCTTGCCGTCGTTTCTGCCGGACCGTTTCGAGTACACGCAGTTGGGGGTGCGCCTGGAAGTGCGCGACGAAACCCTCTACGTGTTCGGGACGCACGGCGCGGGGCAGAAGACGATTCTCAGTGTGCGGATCGGCGAGCAGGAGCTGCCGGTGGTGCCCGAGCCGGAACGCCCGATTGACCTACGACCGCTGTGCGACGAGTTGCGGGCGCGACTCACCGCGCAACTGGCCGGGCACTTGCGGCGCCTCAAGGCCGAGGCCGCCGCAACGGAGTAGCGAACCGTGCGTGGTGCCGCGCAGCGTTCCCTGGTCCTGCTGCTGGTAGTGGTCAGCCTGCTGCTGACGGGGCTCACGCTGTGGGCGGTCAGCGCGCAGGGGCGGGCCCTGCAGGCACGCGACTGGGCCGACCTGCGGAACTCGGCGGCGGCGGCGGCGGCGGAGCGACACTCCGCGTGGCGCGCGGACGCCGAACGGGCGCTGGTGCACGCGGGGCGGGCGTTGGAGGCGGGGGGCGCGGACGAATTCGACGCGTGGATCAGCGGGCGCGCGGACTGGCTGCTGGCGTGCTCGTCGACGTGCGGGGAGGCGTGGGTCGTGCATCCACGTACGCCGTTGGAAGAGCCCCTTCCGGAGGTGGCTGCGGCGCCAGCACCGGACAGCGCGCCGACGAGCCCGGAGCTGGAGGCGGGCGGGCGCGATCTGCTGTCCACGCTGCGGGATCTGCAGTACCAGGCGCTCAGCCCGGACCCGCTGACCCGCAGCGGGGCGCTGCTGGCGATGGCGGCGTGCGAGCAGCAGCTTGGGCACCCGCTGGCGGCGGCCCGGATTTTCGCCGATGCCGCGCAACTGTTGCGCTCCACACCGCGGCTGGCGCGGTTCGCGTTTCGCGCGGAGCTGGCGCGCATCGATTCGCTGTGGGCGGCGGGGGACCGCGAGCGGGCGCGGGCAACGGCGGCCGCGTTTCTCGGGGGGTTGCTGGCCGATCATCCCGCGCGGCTGGGGCCGGCGGAGGCGGAGCGGCTGCAGGCACAGACGGAGTTGCTGGCGTTGCCGGTGGAGGATCCGGTGAGCGTGGCGCTGGCCGAGGTCTGCAATCGGGCGGCGCGGCGGGCGGCCGTCGTCGAGGTGGTGCTGGATGTGTTGGGCGCGCGCGCTGGCGCGGAGGAAGCGGAGCCGCGGCGCGGGGAGTTCCTGTACGCCGTCACCGCGGCCGGCGAGCCGCTGGTGCTGACGGTGGGGGCCGTGTCGCGCGACTTTGAGATCGCGCTGGTGGCGCCGGCCGCGGACGTGCTGGCGCGCTACTGGCGGGCGGGTGACGGGGAGCGGTCGTGGCGGGTACGCCTGCCCCAGATGCCGGCGGAGCCGGGCGTGATGCCGCTGCTGGATTTGGGACCGGAGTTCGGCTGCGCGTTGATTGAACCGACCGCGGCGAAGACGGCGGCGTTGCGCGCGACGGCGCGGCGGCGCATGGGGTTCGTGCTCGCGACGGGGACGGGGATGGCGGCGGCGTGGGCGCTGGTGATCTGGGTGATGCTGCGGGTGGTGGCGCGGCAACGGGAGCTGGCGCGCCTGCAAGGGCGTTTCGTGGCGGACGTCAGCCACGAGTTGAAGACGCCGCTCGCATTGATCCGGTTGTTGTCGGAGACGCTGGCGAGTCGGCGGGTGCGTGATCCGGAGCGGATCCACGCCTACCACGAGACGATCACGCGCGAGGCGGAGCGGTTGAGCGTGCTGCTGGACAACATCCTGGATCTGGGGCGGATCGAGTCGGGGCGGAAGCAATACGAGTTTCGCGCGTGCGATATCGCGGCGGTGGCGCGGCAGGCGTGGACGCTGTTCGAGCCTCAGTTTCAGAGCGAGGGGTTCGAGGCGCGGCTGGAGCTGGCGCCGGGCCTGCCGGTGGTGCGGGCGGACGCGCAGGCGCTGCAGCAGGTGCTGGTGAATCTGCTGCAGAATGCGTATCGCTACGCTGGCGAGCGCAAGTTCGTGCGCCTGGCGGTGTCACGCGAGGGATACGTGATCGTGATGGTCGTCGAGGATCACGGGATCGGCATGAGTCGCAACCAGCTCGACCGGTTGGGGGAGAGCTTCTTCCGGGCGGACGATACGCGCGTGCGGCAGACGCGCGGTGTCGGGCTGGGGCTGGCGATCGTGAACCACATCGTGACGGCGCACCGCGGGAAGATCGAAGTGCAGTCCCGGCCGGGGCAGGGGAGCACGTTCACGGTGTGGATTCCGTTTGAGCCGGCGGAGGAGCGGCCGCAATAGCGCGGCAGGCGCGCGACGCGACGGGGTCCGCGGCTTGAGGTCCAGATTCGCAAAAACGATCAAGCGGCGGCGATCGTCCACAGGTAGTCTCCTGGGTGACGGGAGCAAGCGATGAAGCTGCAGACGGAGCAAACGTACAAGGAACGCATGCTGCGAGTGTTGGTGCACATTCAGCAGCATCTCGATGACGCGCTGGAGCTTAACGACCTCGCCGGTCTGGCGCATTTCTCGCCGTACCATTTTCACCGCGTCTTCCAGGGCATGGTTGGCGAGACGCTCATGGCGCACGTGCGGCGGCTGCGCCTCGAGCGGGCGGCGCTGCGGCTGAAGCACACGGACCAGCCGGTCACGCGGATCGCGTTCGAGGCCGGGTACGAGACGCACGAGGCGTTCACACGGGCGTTCCGCGCGATGTTCGCCGAGTCGCCGTCGCAGTTCCGCGAGCTGCACCAGGTGCTCCCGCTGCCGGACGTGCCGTCCGGCGTGCACTACCAGCCCGCCGGGGGCCTGGACGATTTCACACTCCATTACACGGGAGGACCAGCGATGGAAGCCAGCATCAAGAAGTTGGAAGCGCTGCGGGTGGCGTTTGTGCGGCACGTGGGGCCGTATCACGAGGTGGGCGCGACATGGGGACAGTTGTGTGGCTGGGCCGGGCCGCGCCGGCTCTTGGGGCGTGACACGGTGTTCCTTGGGCTGTGTCACGATGATCCGCAGGTGACGCCGCCGGACAAGATCCGGTACGACGCGTGCATGGTAGTGGGGGAAAAAGTACAAGCGGAAGGAGCGGTGGGAATCCAGACGATCCCGGGCGGCGACTACGCGGTGACGGTGCACCGCGGGCCGTACGAGCGGCTGCACGAGACGTACGCGCGGCTGTGTGGCGAATGGCTGCCGAAGCAGGGTCGGGAGATGCGTGGCGCGCCGTCGCTGGAGTTCTACAAGAACGACCCGAACCGGACGCCGCCGGAGGAACTGATCACGGAGGTATGCGTCCCGCTGGAGTAGACGCACAGCTTCCGCGGCTCTGGAGTTCCGGCCCGCCGTCCTATTGGGCGCACACGTTCTTCCGCGTGTCCAGCATGTTACCCATGTGGACGGCTGGGCAACGCCGACGGGCGTTGAGCAGCTGCGGATCTTCTGGAATACGCCGCGCATTGACCGGCGCGCCTGCTCTGGCTGCTACTCATACACAGGTCTGGCGGTGGTGGCGCTGCCGCACCGTGTGGCTTCCAGCTCCACCGCGCGCGGGAACAGGATGTTGTTCTCCTTGTGGATATGCGTGTGCAGGTCGGCCTCGAACTCGGCCAGACCGCTCAGCAGGGCGCGGTACGTGTTGCAGGCATCGACCGGCGGCGCGTAGCCGGCCGTCAACTCGCGGAGGCGCGCCAGGGCGGCGCCGGCCGAATCGTGCTCATGCTCCATGACGCGAATGGGGTTTTGCACGGATCCACAGTGGGCGGCGGTGCATGCACTGGTGGATTCCATGCTCGCGATCATGGGGAAGAGGATGCGCTCTTCTTTCATCATGTGCGCTTCGAGTTCCGCCTGCAGATCGCCGAAGACCTCCTGCACGTCGGTCAGCTCGGTATGGCGCGTTCCGTGCACCTGGTAGACCTTGGCGACGAGCTGGGTCAGACGCGGCAACTCGCGGCGCAGATACGCATGATGCGTGTCGACGATATTCGCGATCAGATCGGCGAGTGGGGCGGTCGTCCAATCCGCGTCGTTGGTCGCGGTGGCGTCGGCGTCCGCCGCGCCGAGCGCGGCGGCGACAGCCCGCGGGTCAATTCCGCCCGCAGCGCAGGCGTCGCGCAGCGGAGTCTGGCCGCCACAGCAATAATCGACGCCGAAGCGCTCGAAGACGCGGGCACGGGCCGGACGTTCGGCGACGAGTTGGCCGACGGGGGTCGCGAGTTCGATGGGGCTCATCCAGACGCTCCTTGCTGGTTGGCTGGTGCTGGCACCGGCCGGTTGTGGGCTAAACATAAACCAATACGTCCACGTTGATATTTGGAGTCTAGCGCGCATAATCGAGCGGTCAAGGTTGCGGTTGGCTTGTGCCTGACCCGCGGCCGGAAGCCGCGGGCCTGCGAGGACTTGGGATGACGATTTCACACACCGCCGAATATGCCTTGCGGGCCATCGTCTGGCTGGCCCGCGACCCCGACATCACGCTGGGCACGCCGCGGATCGCACGGGCCACGCACGTTCCGGCGGGCTACCTGGCGCGCGTCCTGCAGGCACTGGCACGGGCCGGCCTGGTGGAGTCGAACCCCGGCCGGTCGGGCGGCTTCCGGTTGCGGCGCGCACCACGGGAAATCTCAGTCCTCGACGTGATCAACGCGGTGGACCCGGTGCAGCGTATCGAGCGCTGCCCGCTGGGGCTGAAGTCGCATCGCGGGCGTTTGTGCCCGCTGCATCGCCGACTGGACGAGGCCGCCGCGCTGGTGCAGCGCGCGTACGCGCAGACGAGCATCGCGGAAATCGTTGCCGAGGCAACGCCCCTCGCGGCACTGTGCGAGTCAGTATGACGGCCGCGCAATCTCGATAGTGGTGTGCGTGGGCCGATTGTCCCGGGTGCGGGTGTGCCCCGCCGCGTCAGAGCTCCGGGCCGCCGTCGTATTGACCGTAGACGCCCTTCAGCGTTTCCATCATTTCGCCGACGGTGGCGAGGGCTTCGGCGGCGTCGATCAGCGCGGGCATGACGTTTTCGCCTGCGGCGGCGGACTGGCGCAGGCGCTCCAGGGCGGCCGCGTGGCGCTGCCGGTCGCGGCGCTGCTTCATGTCCTTCAGCCGGGAGACCTGCTCGCGCTCGACGTGCTCGTCGATCTTGAGGATCGGGATGCGCTCGAAGTCGTGCTCCTGGTACTTGTTGACCCCGACCATGATGCGCTCGCCACGATCGAACTCGGCGCCGAAGCGGGCGGACGAGTCCGCGATCGCGCGGCGGAAGTAGCCCTGCTCGGTGGCCTTCAGCACGCCGCCGAGGTCGTTGTAGATGTGGTCGAGGATCTCCTGCGCCTGGCGCTGGACTTCGCTGGTGAGCCATTCGACGAAGTAGCTGCCGCCGAGCGGATCGACCACGCGGGTGACGCCGGTCTCGTCGGCGATGATCTGCTGGGTGCGGAGGGCGATCTTGACGGCGTTCTCGGTGGGCAGGGCGAGCGTCTCGTCCATGCTGTTGGTGTGGAGGGATTGCGTGCCGCCGAGCACGGCCGCCAGGGCCTGGTACGCGACACGAATGATGTTGACCATGGGTTGCTGCTCGGTGAGCGAGACGCCGGCGGTCTGGCAGTGGCAGCGGAGCCACCAACTGCGTTCGCGTTCGGCGTGGAAGCGGTCGCGCGTGATGTGGGCCCACATGCGGCGGGCGGCGCGGAGCTTGGCGATCTCCTCGAAGAACTCGTTGTGCACATCCCAGAAGAAGCTGAGGCGCGGGAGGAACGCATCCGGGGCGAGGCCGCGCTTGATGGACTCCTCGGCGTAGCACATGCCGTCGGCGATGGTGAAGGCGAGCTCCTGCGGAGCGGTGGCGCCGGCTTC
This DNA window, taken from Phycisphaerae bacterium, encodes the following:
- a CDS encoding tetratricopeptide repeat protein gives rise to the protein MHKLTLRIGIAVVTVVVSGLVACQTTEQQFNPGALPQSHTDATPRLNASTYVAHGHLLEQQGRLEQAAEQYRKALELTPDLPAARNRLGITLNKLGRHAEASAEFRAALARQPNTAHLYNNLGFSLYLENRYEEADQALAHAIELQPNFTRAHMNRGLVLAKLNRDADALAAFMLAGSEADAYFNLAVIQTEARRYADAARTLEQALVHNPDFTEARAQLHEVSRLAAAEEALRTAAATEAAPTQTASTEAIASVPASEASTTTETTIIAAEPPTTIASPDTTSATTGSLSDLPATPPPTPNAADQSPTAGGDNTIITARPPANDATGVVLAADVLTVPPTPASGLDADPTKRLLEEMEAVIASATTPTPAAPPGDTAKTDELTRLFEQLVATHDGDPAEYEALLCRVYELLGAPEDTH
- a CDS encoding AraC family transcriptional regulator, with protein sequence MKLQTEQTYKERMLRVLVHIQQHLDDALELNDLAGLAHFSPYHFHRVFQGMVGETLMAHVRRLRLERAALRLKHTDQPVTRIAFEAGYETHEAFTRAFRAMFAESPSQFRELHQVLPLPDVPSGVHYQPAGGLDDFTLHYTGGPAMEASIKKLEALRVAFVRHVGPYHEVGATWGQLCGWAGPRRLLGRDTVFLGLCHDDPQVTPPDKIRYDACMVVGEKVQAEGAVGIQTIPGGDYAVTVHRGPYERLHETYARLCGEWLPKQGREMRGAPSLEFYKNDPNRTPPEELITEVCVPLE
- a CDS encoding site-specific DNA-methyltransferase is translated as MATMREPPEPAAPGAFHPRGKNPGDFWRIAAETRSLGAIMGERGAVKVPGGAGWVGHPPGGEARIIREQDPRWLSPGGRNPGDCWEISTRPCPGAHFAVFPEHLVETPIKAGCPLEVCIRCGMAKEKVHRLPENPGAFNIRVRDVQAGRLKAADRRASETELRDYDEHTYRSRARGLVISPGCGCRAGFRRAIVLDPFMGSGTTAVVARKLGRDFIGFELNPRYVRMARNRLAVLGAASHHTSAA
- the ric gene encoding iron-sulfur cluster repair di-iron protein — its product is MSPIELATPVGQLVAERPARARVFERFGVDYCCGGQTPLRDACAAGGIDPRAVAAALGAADADATATNDADWTTAPLADLIANIVDTHHAYLRRELPRLTQLVAKVYQVHGTRHTELTDVQEVFGDLQAELEAHMMKEERILFPMIASMESTSACTAAHCGSVQNPIRVMEHEHDSAGAALARLRELTAGYAPPVDACNTYRALLSGLAEFEADLHTHIHKENNILFPRAVELEATRCGSATTARPVYE
- a CDS encoding type I restriction enzyme HsdR N-terminal domain-containing protein is translated as MAKSNKAPASADALGDGMILDYISGAPKKETPKEVVRQRIARALFHEYAISVDDMEADFPIAIEGSRKRVEIAIFKPGGEHTQGNVCRVAVCRPEPKNGKKGATKMRDHEQAESDLAELKSFMAAAEQCQYGLWTNGLDFFFLQKKATRFDVKFQPLGDWPMGDETPGTREVASDIRMRRADPEMLRIAFRRCHNFIHGNEGMQKDKAFWQFLYLIFSKMHDEQRNGGDENTLPSLVVAVMTSLSTHRSVPVQTQASCRSLPAMIVTLPILGRLAHEYPLYSLRMLTGMNGSLNFPSAASRCALVSSTSVPSGKSGSKR
- a CDS encoding HAMP domain-containing histidine kinase → MRGAAQRSLVLLLVVVSLLLTGLTLWAVSAQGRALQARDWADLRNSAAAAAAERHSAWRADAERALVHAGRALEAGGADEFDAWISGRADWLLACSSTCGEAWVVHPRTPLEEPLPEVAAAPAPDSAPTSPELEAGGRDLLSTLRDLQYQALSPDPLTRSGALLAMAACEQQLGHPLAAARIFADAAQLLRSTPRLARFAFRAELARIDSLWAAGDRERARATAAAFLGGLLADHPARLGPAEAERLQAQTELLALPVEDPVSVALAEVCNRAARRAAVVEVVLDVLGARAGAEEAEPRRGEFLYAVTAAGEPLVLTVGAVSRDFEIALVAPAADVLARYWRAGDGERSWRVRLPQMPAEPGVMPLLDLGPEFGCALIEPTAAKTAALRATARRRMGFVLATGTGMAAAWALVIWVMLRVVARQRELARLQGRFVADVSHELKTPLALIRLLSETLASRRVRDPERIHAYHETITREAERLSVLLDNILDLGRIESGRKQYEFRACDIAAVARQAWTLFEPQFQSEGFEARLELAPGLPVVRADAQALQQVLVNLLQNAYRYAGERKFVRLAVSREGYVIVMVVEDHGIGMSRNQLDRLGESFFRADDTRVRQTRGVGLGLAIVNHIVTAHRGKIEVQSRPGQGSTFTVWIPFEPAEERPQ
- a CDS encoding Rrf2 family transcriptional regulator, with amino-acid sequence MTISHTAEYALRAIVWLARDPDITLGTPRIARATHVPAGYLARVLQALARAGLVESNPGRSGGFRLRRAPREISVLDVINAVDPVQRIERCPLGLKSHRGRLCPLHRRLDEAAALVQRAYAQTSIAEIVAEATPLAALCESV